Proteins from one Victivallis lenta genomic window:
- the gspE gene encoding type II secretion system ATPase GspE — protein sequence MARDTEYILELLVEYGMVTREQVARAREEAEASGGTLDPVECLKKDGSVREQDLLAMLAQQYGMEVLDLNSYEIPPEILECLTPEVASRYKVVPVMKHDDVLTIAMSDPTDMETLDALRYLLGTEVDAMVASKSQIDAILDRHYRTGADSVEGYLQEMTEDADLDTELVSNIGQAESLDDENAPIIRLVTQLIIDAFKMKASDIHLEPMEKRYRVRYRIDGALREVEGPPKYMQANFTSRVKIMARLDITEKRIPQDGRIQVTVGDRDIDLRVSSVPTVHGESIVMRILDKSSIQLDVPKLGFYADDLEIVNRIISLPDGIFLVTGPTGSGKTTSLYAFLNTINTTSRKIITVEDPVEYQLSGINQVQVDRHVEMTFAAALRSMLRQAPNIIMVGEIRDLETAEIAINAALTGHLVFSTLHTNDAPGAITRLVDMGVKPFLVATALRAVMAQRLLRRICPNCKAPYTPTATEIRMLGLSPEYLENHQFYKGKGCDRCGRTGYKGRIGIYEIFQITEDIGKLIFANEPTGVIRDAARRNGMRSLRDDAMRKAAAGISTLEEVIFVTLMDEN from the coding sequence TTGGCCAGAGATACGGAATATATTCTCGAACTCCTTGTGGAGTACGGAATGGTTACCCGGGAACAGGTCGCAAGAGCCCGGGAGGAGGCGGAAGCCTCCGGCGGAACACTCGATCCGGTGGAATGCCTGAAGAAAGACGGCTCGGTGCGGGAACAGGATCTGCTCGCGATGCTCGCGCAGCAGTACGGAATGGAAGTCCTCGACCTCAACAGCTATGAAATCCCCCCGGAAATTCTTGAGTGCCTGACCCCCGAGGTGGCGTCGCGCTACAAGGTCGTCCCGGTCATGAAACACGACGACGTGCTGACCATCGCGATGAGCGACCCGACTGACATGGAGACGCTCGACGCGCTCCGTTACCTGCTCGGCACCGAAGTCGATGCGATGGTCGCAAGCAAATCGCAGATCGATGCGATCCTCGACCGCCATTACCGTACCGGCGCCGACAGCGTGGAAGGCTACCTGCAGGAGATGACCGAAGACGCCGATCTCGACACGGAGCTGGTCAGCAACATCGGCCAGGCCGAATCGCTGGACGATGAAAACGCGCCGATCATCCGCCTCGTGACCCAGCTCATCATCGACGCCTTCAAGATGAAAGCGTCGGACATCCACCTCGAGCCGATGGAGAAGCGCTACCGGGTCCGTTACCGCATCGACGGCGCGCTCCGCGAGGTCGAGGGACCGCCGAAATACATGCAGGCGAACTTCACCAGCCGCGTGAAGATCATGGCGCGGCTCGACATCACCGAGAAACGGATTCCGCAGGACGGCCGCATCCAGGTCACCGTAGGCGACCGCGACATCGACTTGCGCGTATCGTCGGTGCCGACCGTTCACGGCGAATCGATCGTCATGCGTATTCTCGATAAATCGAGCATCCAGCTCGACGTGCCGAAACTCGGCTTCTACGCCGACGACCTCGAAATCGTGAACCGGATCATCAGTCTGCCGGACGGCATCTTCCTGGTGACCGGCCCGACCGGTTCCGGCAAAACCACGAGTCTCTACGCGTTCCTGAACACGATCAACACGACCAGCCGCAAAATCATCACGGTGGAGGACCCGGTCGAATACCAGCTCTCCGGCATCAACCAGGTGCAGGTGGACCGGCATGTGGAGATGACCTTTGCGGCGGCGCTGCGCTCGATGCTGCGCCAGGCGCCGAACATCATCATGGTCGGCGAGATCCGCGACCTCGAAACCGCCGAAATCGCCATCAACGCCGCTCTGACCGGCCACCTCGTATTCAGTACGCTGCACACGAACGACGCGCCGGGCGCCATCACCCGACTCGTGGATATGGGGGTCAAGCCGTTCCTGGTGGCGACCGCGCTGCGCGCCGTCATGGCCCAGCGGCTGCTGCGCCGGATCTGTCCGAACTGCAAGGCGCCCTATACGCCGACCGCGACGGAAATCCGCATGCTCGGGCTTTCGCCGGAATATCTCGAGAACCATCAGTTCTACAAGGGCAAGGGGTGCGACCGCTGTGGCCGCACCGGTTACAAGGGACGTATCGGCATCTATGAAATTTTCCAGATCACGGAAGACATCGGCAAACTGATCTTCGCCAACGAACCCACCGGCGTGATCCGCGACGCCGCCCGGCGCAACGGCATGCGTTCTCTGCGCGACGACGCGATGCGCAAGGCGGCCGCGGGCATTTCGACGCTGGAAGAGGTGATCTTCGTGACGCTGATGGATGAAAATTAA